Within the Thermithiobacillus tepidarius DSM 3134 genome, the region CGCACTTCTTCAACCTGACCCTGGTGCACAACTACGGTGCCGCCTTCGGCATGCTGGCGCAGGCGGGCGGCTGGCAGCGCTTCCTCTTCGGCGGCATCGCCGCCCTGGCCGCCGCTGTCATCACCGCCATCCTGCGCCGTCTGCGTCCCGGCGCCGGCTGGGTGGCCGTCGCCCTGGGCCTCATTCTGGGCGGGGCGATCGGCAATCTGATCGACCGCATTTACCTGGGCTACGTCATCGACTTTGCCGACGTCTACTGGCGCACGCACCACTGGCCGGCCTTCAACCTGGCCGACAGCGCCATCACCATCGGCGCCGTCATGCTGGTCATCGACACCTTCCGGCGCAAATAGCCAGCCCTTGCA harbors:
- the lspA gene encoding signal peptidase II produces the protein MLRYLWLSVAVVVFDQLSKWWAVSELALGESRVLIPHFFNLTLVHNYGAAFGMLAQAGGWQRFLFGGIAALAAAVITAILRRLRPGAGWVAVALGLILGGAIGNLIDRIYLGYVIDFADVYWRTHHWPAFNLADSAITIGAVMLVIDTFRRK